A genomic segment from Candidatus Deferrimicrobium sp. encodes:
- the hslU gene encoding ATP-dependent protease ATPase subunit HslU, whose translation MTRGEPEDAGIRPLIPREIVAELDRHIVGQAAAKRAVAIALRNRWRRLQVPVELRDEIVPKNIIMVGPTGVGKTEIARRLARLAQAPFIKVEASKFTEVGYVGRDVESMIRDLVEIAVRMVRVEEMEKVGDQAKAAAEERLLDLLLPRTPVRGGEATVGADVGSADTRERFRAMLHAGKLSDRTVEVEFQETAAPVLDLAGLGGGPPEGMEGNLQEMLSGLFPKRTRRKRMRVAEALDFLEKEEASRRVDTERVKQMAVERTEQAGIVFLDEIDKIAGRESLQGPDVSRQGVQRDLLPIVEGSAVHTKHGVVRTDHILFVAAGAFHASKPSDLIPELQGRFPIRVELSSLSRDDFARILTEPHGALTRQYEAMLSTEGVRLSFTPEAVLRIAEMACEVNDRTENIGARRLHTVMERLLDDLLFSAPELSGQEVVVTRPYVEERLEGIVKDADLSRYIL comes from the coding sequence ATGACGCGCGGGGAACCGGAAGACGCCGGGATCCGCCCGCTGATCCCCCGGGAGATCGTTGCCGAGCTCGATCGGCACATCGTCGGGCAGGCGGCGGCGAAGCGGGCGGTTGCGATCGCCCTGAGGAACCGTTGGCGCCGGCTGCAGGTCCCCGTGGAGCTGCGCGACGAGATCGTCCCGAAGAACATCATCATGGTCGGGCCGACCGGGGTCGGGAAAACCGAGATCGCGCGGCGGCTGGCCAGGCTGGCGCAGGCGCCCTTCATCAAGGTGGAGGCGTCGAAGTTCACCGAGGTGGGGTACGTGGGGCGGGATGTCGAGTCGATGATTCGGGATCTCGTCGAGATCGCTGTCCGGATGGTCCGCGTCGAGGAGATGGAGAAGGTCGGCGACCAGGCGAAGGCCGCCGCAGAGGAGCGGCTCCTCGACCTGCTGCTCCCGCGCACCCCCGTGAGGGGGGGCGAGGCGACGGTAGGGGCCGATGTCGGATCGGCGGACACGCGGGAGCGGTTCCGCGCCATGCTTCACGCGGGGAAGCTGTCGGATCGCACCGTGGAGGTCGAGTTCCAGGAAACCGCGGCGCCGGTGCTCGACCTCGCCGGACTCGGGGGCGGCCCCCCGGAAGGGATGGAAGGGAACCTCCAGGAGATGCTCTCCGGGCTGTTCCCGAAGCGGACGCGGAGGAAGCGGATGCGGGTCGCCGAGGCGCTCGACTTCCTCGAGAAGGAGGAGGCGTCCCGTCGGGTCGACACCGAGCGCGTGAAGCAGATGGCGGTCGAGCGCACCGAGCAGGCGGGGATCGTGTTTCTCGACGAGATCGACAAGATCGCCGGCCGGGAATCGCTCCAGGGCCCCGACGTCTCCCGTCAGGGCGTCCAGCGGGACCTGCTGCCGATCGTCGAGGGCTCCGCCGTCCACACAAAGCACGGCGTCGTGCGGACCGACCATATCCTGTTCGTCGCCGCGGGGGCGTTCCACGCGAGTAAGCCGTCCGACCTCATCCCCGAGCTGCAGGGGCGGTTCCCGATCCGGGTGGAGCTGTCGTCCCTTTCCAGGGACGATTTCGCCCGGATCCTGACCGAGCCCCACGGCGCGCTCACGCGCCAGTACGAGGCGATGCTGTCGACCGAAGGGGTCCGGCTCTCGTTCACTCCGGAAGCGGTGCTGCGGATCGCCGAGATGGCGTGCGAGGTGAACGACCGAACAGAGAATATCGGCGCCCGCCGCCTCCACACGGTGATGGAGCGCCTGCTGGACGACCTCCTGTTTTCGGCTCCGGAGCTCTCCGGGCAGGAGGTGGTCGTCACCCGGCCCTATGTCGAGGAGCGGCTCGAGGGGATCGTGAAGGACGCCGACCTCAGTCGGTACATCCTCTGA
- the hslV gene encoding ATP-dependent protease subunit HslV translates to MTELRGTTIVAVARGGRVAVAGDGQVTMGNVVLKQTAKKIRRLHDGHVVAGFAGSTADAFTLFEKFETKLSEFRGNLRRAAVELAKDWRTDRVLRRLEALMVVTDGKDLMLLSGTGDVVEPDDGVLGIGSGGSFALAAARALLLHSDLPAGEIARESVRIASEICVFTNGNIVSEEIEPS, encoded by the coding sequence GTGACGGAGCTCCGGGGAACGACGATCGTCGCCGTCGCTCGCGGGGGGCGGGTTGCCGTCGCCGGGGACGGCCAGGTGACGATGGGAAACGTCGTGCTCAAGCAGACGGCGAAGAAGATCCGGCGGCTCCATGACGGACACGTTGTCGCGGGGTTCGCCGGGAGCACCGCGGACGCGTTCACGCTGTTCGAGAAGTTCGAGACGAAGCTCTCGGAGTTCCGGGGGAATCTGCGGCGGGCCGCCGTGGAACTTGCGAAGGATTGGCGCACGGACCGCGTGCTGCGGCGGCTCGAGGCGCTGATGGTGGTTACCGACGGGAAGGACCTCATGCTCCTCTCCGGGACGGGAGACGTGGTTGAGCCCGACGACGGCGTGCTCGGGATCGGTTCGGGCGGTTCGTTCGCCCTGGCGGCCGCGCGCGCTCTCCTTCTCCATTCGGACCTCCCCGCAGGGGAGATCGCCCGGGAGTCCGTCCGGATCGCCTCGGAGATCTGCGTCTTCACGAACGGGAACATCGTGTCCGAGGAGATCGAGCCGTCATGA